From Pedobacter indicus, a single genomic window includes:
- a CDS encoding siderophore ABC transporter substrate-binding protein: MKNVIGLFAAVLLMVFTSCNSGQQGGGEEGSQETVSVTHNLGTIEVPVNPQRVVVLEFGALENLDAIGVKPVGIAKRALPDYLSKFKDDASIEDVGNITEADIEKINELQPDLIIIGGRLAESYETLSKIAPTYNHANNTEDILGSLENNLTNLGKIFDKEEEFKDAFNEIMAKAEAVKEKADASEDKALVVLHNKGRFSAYGSKSRFAIVHDVLGVKEAKEGLDTHTHGNVASNEFIQQTNPDILFVIDRSAAIGDQALNKADVENKLIQQTNAYKNDKIVYLNSQAWYLAGTGITSVNMMIDEVGSVFN, from the coding sequence ATGAAGAATGTAATTGGTCTTTTCGCAGCAGTTTTGTTAATGGTATTTACGAGCTGTAATAGCGGTCAGCAAGGAGGGGGAGAAGAAGGCTCTCAGGAAACAGTTTCGGTAACGCATAATCTGGGGACAATTGAAGTGCCGGTTAATCCGCAACGCGTGGTCGTTCTTGAGTTCGGTGCTTTGGAGAATCTGGATGCCATTGGTGTAAAGCCAGTCGGGATTGCAAAAAGGGCGCTACCTGACTATTTAAGCAAATTTAAAGATGATGCTTCGATTGAAGATGTAGGAAATATTACGGAAGCCGATATTGAGAAGATCAATGAATTACAACCAGATTTGATTATCATCGGCGGTCGCCTAGCTGAGTCTTACGAAACTTTATCTAAGATTGCTCCAACCTATAACCATGCGAATAACACCGAGGACATTTTGGGGTCATTAGAAAATAATCTTACAAACTTGGGTAAGATTTTCGATAAAGAAGAGGAGTTTAAAGATGCTTTTAATGAAATTATGGCAAAAGCAGAGGCTGTAAAAGAAAAAGCAGATGCTTCGGAAGATAAAGCACTCGTAGTATTGCATAATAAGGGCAGGTTTAGCGCCTATGGTAGTAAATCAAGATTTGCTATTGTGCATGATGTATTGGGTGTTAAAGAAGCAAAGGAAGGCCTGGACACACATACACATGGAAACGTAGCTTCTAATGAATTTATTCAACAAACCAATCCGGATATCTTATTCGTAATCGACCGGAGTGCAGCAATAGGTGATCAAGCTTTAAATAAAGCCGATGTCGAAAACAAATTAATTCAGCAGACGAATGCTTATAAGAACGACAAGATTGTTTACTTGAACTCACAAGCTTGGTATTTGGCCGGTACTGGCATTACTTCTGTTAATATGATGATTGATGAG
- a CDS encoding iron ABC transporter ATP-binding protein: MIEVKNVTKQYGDRVILDDVSIQFPKGKITSLIGSNGAGKSTLLSIISRLLQQDDGVILVNEKNITDYKNRVLAQHLSILKQFNQVGLRLTVRELVAFGRFPYSQGKLSKSDNEKIDEAIAFLNLQDIENSYVDELSGGQKQRAYMAMVVAQDTEYILLDEPLNNLDMKHSVQIMKTLKKLADELGKTIIIVLHDINFASHYSNFIVALKDRKIKYCDKTENIITECVLKDIFDIDFNISEYKNKRICNYFNH, encoded by the coding sequence ATGATCGAAGTAAAAAATGTAACGAAACAATATGGTGATCGGGTCATATTGGATGATGTCTCGATCCAGTTTCCAAAAGGTAAGATTACTTCCTTGATCGGTAGTAACGGTGCCGGCAAAAGTACATTATTATCCATTATCAGTAGATTGCTGCAACAAGATGATGGGGTGATTTTAGTGAACGAGAAGAATATCACTGATTATAAGAATAGGGTGTTGGCTCAACACTTGTCGATATTAAAACAGTTCAATCAGGTAGGACTGCGCCTGACAGTAAGGGAACTGGTTGCATTTGGCAGATTTCCGTACAGTCAGGGAAAATTATCCAAATCAGATAATGAAAAGATTGACGAAGCTATTGCGTTTCTGAACCTACAGGATATAGAAAATTCCTACGTTGATGAGTTGAGTGGCGGACAGAAACAGCGTGCCTACATGGCTATGGTGGTTGCGCAGGATACAGAATATATTTTACTGGACGAACCGTTGAATAACCTCGATATGAAGCACTCGGTTCAGATTATGAAAACATTGAAAAAGTTAGCAGATGAGCTTGGAAAAACCATCATCATCGTATTGCACGATATCAATTTTGCCTCACACTATTCTAACTTCATCGTTGCTTTAAAAGATCGGAAAATCAAATATTGCGACAAGACAGAAAATATCATCACAGAATGTGTTTTGAAAGATATATTTGATATCGACTTTAATATATCCGAATATAAAAACAAGAGGATCTGTAACTACTTTAATCACTAA
- a CDS encoding iron chelate uptake ABC transporter family permease subunit yields MGDRKKIIILGGTTLLVIAAFLFYRLGNSWEFALQLRSTKILAMLVVSCCVAYSSVAFQTLTANRILTPSIMGFESVYLLLQTVIVFIYGDLTFKVLNSVDNFLLSVVCMIGFAFFLYILIYKKGKSNMYLLLLIGLVLGVLFNTLSSFMQLLIDPNNFFIIQGKMFASFNKINDDLLVYSLILVGGLMIVGFWLAKYLDVIALGRDQAINLGLNYNRMIQVFLAIIAVLVSVSTALVGPITFFGLLVTNVTYELIKTHKHSVVIFACCLVSAITVIGGQLLMERLFALSTPVSTIINFIGGLYFMYLLLRVKKI; encoded by the coding sequence ATGGGAGATAGAAAAAAGATTATCATTCTGGGGGGTACAACTTTGTTGGTCATCGCTGCTTTTTTATTCTACCGATTAGGAAACAGCTGGGAGTTCGCATTACAACTAAGATCTACAAAGATCTTGGCAATGCTTGTGGTGTCTTGTTGCGTGGCTTATTCATCAGTTGCATTCCAAACCCTTACGGCGAACCGGATTTTAACACCATCAATTATGGGTTTTGAGTCGGTTTATCTGCTCTTGCAGACCGTAATTGTGTTTATATACGGTGACCTGACCTTCAAGGTATTGAACAGTGTAGATAATTTTCTGCTCTCTGTTGTGTGTATGATTGGTTTTGCTTTTTTCTTGTATATTCTGATCTACAAGAAAGGGAAGAGCAATATGTATCTTCTGTTATTGATTGGTTTGGTGTTAGGGGTGCTGTTCAACACGCTGAGCTCTTTTATGCAGTTGCTAATTGATCCGAACAACTTTTTTATTATCCAGGGGAAAATGTTTGCCTCGTTCAATAAAATTAACGATGATCTGCTCGTCTATTCGCTAATATTGGTTGGTGGGTTGATGATCGTTGGGTTTTGGCTGGCGAAGTACCTGGATGTGATAGCTTTGGGCAGGGATCAGGCGATTAATTTAGGCCTGAACTATAATCGTATGATTCAGGTATTTTTAGCCATAATCGCTGTCTTGGTATCTGTTTCAACTGCTTTGGTAGGGCCGATAACATTCTTTGGTCTGTTGGTGACGAATGTGACTTATGAACTGATAAAAACGCACAAACATAGTGTTGTTATCTTTGCTTGCTGCCTGGTGTCGGCCATTACCGTTATCGGAGGGCAGCTTCTGATGGAGAGGCTGTTCGCTTTGTCAACGCCTGTAAGTACGATTATTAATTTTATCGGCGGACTGTATTTTATGTATTTGTTATTAAGAGTTAAAAAGATATGA